One region of Triticum aestivum cultivar Chinese Spring chromosome 6B, IWGSC CS RefSeq v2.1, whole genome shotgun sequence genomic DNA includes:
- the LOC123137612 gene encoding vesicle-associated protein 1-2 gives MSSESRELLGIDPNELRFAFELKKQISCSLHLTNRTDQYIAFKVKTTSPKKYCVRPNNGIVAPRSTFDVLVTMQAQREAPPDMQCRDKFLVQSAVVSQDIAPKDINGDMFTKESGNVVDEVKLQVIYAPPSKPTSVNEGSDQESLGSWSYQETTRELAEPETIPSDPLALILKLMKEEKNFAVQENNKLREELRLLRREISRQNVGFSLLFVLVAAILGVLLGFFMRR, from the exons ATGAGCTCCGAGTCCAGGGAGCTGCTCGGAATTGACCCCAACGAGCTCCGCTTCGCCT TCGAGTTAAAGAAGCAGATCTCGTGTTCACTGCATCTAACAAACAGGACAGACCAATACATCGCCTTCAAG GTTAAGACAACGAGCCCAAAGAAGTACTGTGTCCGGCCAAACAACGGCATTGTGGCACCGCGATCCACATTCGACGTTCTCG TAACCATGCAAGCACAGCGGGAGGCGCCGCCGGATATGCAATGCAGGGACAAGTTCCTTGTGCAGAGTGCCGTGGTCAGCCAGGACATCGCACCAAAGGATATCAACGGAGACATG TTCACCAAAGAATCGGGCAATGTGGTGGACGAGGTGAAGCTGCAGGTTATTTATGCTCCACCGTCGAAACCGACATCCGTAAATGAGGGTTCTGATCAGGAAAGTCTGGGCAGTTGGAGTTATCAAGAG ACAACAAGAGAACTTGCAGAACCAGAAACAATACCGTCTGAC CCCTTGGCTTTAATTTTGAAGTTGATGAAGGAGGAGAAGAACTTTGCTGTTCAAGAGAACAATAAGCTTCGAGAGGAACTG CGTCTCTTAAGACGGGAAATCAGCAGGCAGAACGTCGGTTTCTCGCTACTTTTCGTGCTCGTGGCGGCTATTCTAGGCGTCCTACTAGGCTTCTTCATGAGGAGATGA